In Raphanus sativus cultivar WK10039 chromosome 5, ASM80110v3, whole genome shotgun sequence, the following proteins share a genomic window:
- the LOC130512896 gene encoding uncharacterized protein LOC130512896: MIFKLHAVYGEWLLRDFRWDFVVDDLKGARLFLLNEDSTHAELVAMAQEDYNLDMRSVTVEISYSLPAEMMMTPSSPPIHVTSDRQVRNLLEILKTHRVCLCVSSRSKVETVSEKREEAGDNDEAGEWEEDVGDNDEAGEWEEDVGDNDEADECFEDVGDNESVEDENQDGEEENGEEENGEEDADNTIVGETDQNGGDYSLYGKVLDEDEEDDDNICFEEIEKTYAKTNAIEGGKSDCTSIYVNQSFVSKDALLSELRLTAVRGRFSFRIYKSTKTLLVAICRVSGCGWKIRASVKHGSNTFWVTKYVEKHLCSIGDRIAQRRHCTPKYVGSLFIDRVGIIDGITPQHITDAMKNMFGMTLDYTTSYRALLYAQKLVRGSAEEGYSRLPSYLEQISIANPDSITAIELDSEKRFKYLFLSFGASIKGFKYQRRVIVVDGTHLSGKYGGVMLVAAAQDGNFQIFPLAFGIVDAEDEPSWEWFFTKLASCISHDKPLVIVSDRHAAIKSACEKVFPWATRGICYYHLQDNIVKKFKGKHLMYLVKGAAYAHTVHDFNRYMAEIRSANPELATYLEKADAKLWSRVYCKGNRFNIKTSNIAESINSALKRARGFPIPFLLEFIRQKLGKWYWKRRQDALSLPTVHSRGVEYLLAVRSEIADTMTVEPIDGWRFFVKGGKMDCAVDLEHVKCGCGVYGVEKIPCSHAIAAGTHAGVHIDTLVCPLYSKNHLYAGYSENIYPIVSQHIEERECFPPNVKRGPGRQKKSRWQSWLELSRMRGHKPRKKHRARRCSNCKETGHTKPQCTQPVD, from the coding sequence atgatttttaagttacatgcagtgtatggagaatggttgttgagagatttccgttgggattttgtggttgatgatctcaaaggagcaagattgtttttattgaatgaagattcaacacatgctgaacttgttgcaatggctcaagaagattataacctggacatgagatcagtgactgtggagattagctactcattaccagcagaaatgatgatgactccaagcagtcctcccattcatgttacaagtgatagacaagttcgaaacttgctcgagatactcaaaacgcatagagtatgtctttgtgtatcaagccgcagcaaggtggaaacggtttcagagaaaagagaagaagctggtgataatgatgaagctggtgaatgggaagaagatgttggtgataatgatgaagctggtgaatgggaagaagatgttggtgataatgatgaggctgatgaatgttttgaagatgttggtgataatgagtctgttgaagatgaaaatcaagatggggaggaggaaaatggggaggaggaaaatggggaggaggatgctgataacactattgttggtgaaacggatcagaatggtggggattacagtctttatggaaaggttctagatgaggacgaggaagatgatgataatatttgttttgaagaaattgaaaagacatatgctaagacaaatgctattgaaggaggaaaatcggattgtaccagcatctatgtcaaccagagttttgttagcaaggatgcactgctttcagagctgcggttgacagcagtgaggggtaggttttctttcagaatatacaaatcaacaaaaactctccttgtggcaatatgtcgggttagcggttgtggatggaagatcagagcgagtgtgaaacatgggtcaaacacgttttgggtaacaaagtatgtggaaaaacatttatgctcaattggagaccgaatcgctcagcggagacactgtactccaaagtatgttggtagtcttttcattgatcgtgttgggatcattgatgggataactccacagcatatcactgatgcaatgaagaacatgtttggcatgacgcttgattacaccacttcatacagagcactgttatatgcacagaaattggtgagaggatcagcagaagaagggtattcgcgtctgccttcatatctcgagcaaatctccattgcaaatcctgattctatcacggctatagaacttgattctgagaaaagatttaagtatctatttctctcttttggagcttctatcaaaggttttaagtatcagagaagggtcattgtggtggatggaactcacctaagtggaaagtatggaggtgttatgttagttgcagccgcacaagatggcaattttcagatattcccattggcttttgggatcgtggatgctgaagatgaaccttcttgggaatggtttttcacaaaattggctagttgtatatctcatgacaagcctctggtgatagtctctgaccggcacgcggccattaaaagtgcgtgtgagaaggtgtttccttgggcaacccgaggaatatgttattatcaccttcaagataacattgtcaaaaagtttaaagggaaacatctcatgtacttggtgaaaggggctgcttatgcgcacacggttcacgattttaaccggtacatggctgagatacggagtgcaaacccggaacttgcaacgtatttggagaaggccgacgccaagctatggtcaagggtttattgtaaggggaacaggttcaacataaaaacaagcaacatcgctgaatctattaattccgcactgaagcgagcaagaggatttccgattccgttcctgctggagttcataaggcagaagttaggaaaatggtattggaaaaggagacaagatgctttgagtctcccaactgtacatagccggggtgttgaatacttgcttgctgttcgatcagagatagcggatacgatgacggtcgaaccaattgatggatggcgtttctttgtcaaaggtggcaaaatggactgtgcggttgatttggaacatgtaaagtgtggttgtggtgtctatggagtggagaaaataccttgctctcatgctatagcagctggaacacatgctggtgtgcatatcgacacacttgtatgtccactttactcaaagaatcatctgtatgcaggatactcagagaatatatatcctatcgtgtcacaacat